Within Caminibacter pacificus, the genomic segment TTGTTTAGGAAGCATTTCTGCAAATTTTTTTCCGTGACTTCCTAAATATCCGGCACTCATACCTCTTTCTTTTTGGGTTTCGTGAATTAGTTTGCTTAATGACTCACTAAGTACGATAAGTTCAGTCAACTGTGCTTTTTTCTTTTCAAAATCAAAATGTCTTACCAACTCTTTGCCGGTAAAATAGACAATCATGATAATAGAAAGCAATACTACCGTAATTACTTTGGTTTTTAGCGAGAGCTTGTGAATGAAATTCATACTTCCTCCTTAAAATTTAGCTATTATTTATATCGGCACTCTTTTGATATAATTGAGCCCAAAAAGGAGATTTTTATGAAAGCACCTGAGTTTTGCCTGCCTAATCAAGACGGCGTTGAAATTTGCCTTAGAGATTTAAAAGGAAAATGGATTGTTTTATATTTTTATCCCAAAGACAATACTCCCGGATGTACCACTGAAGCTAAAGAATTCAGCGAACTGCTTGATGAGTTCGAAAAACTCGGAGCGATTGTTATAGGAGTGAGTCCCGACAGTCCTAAAAGACATTGTAATTTTATAGAAAAACACGGACTTAAAATAACTCTTCTTAGCGACGAAAACAAAGATGTTTTAAAAGCTTACGGAGCATGGGGCAAAAAGAAAATGTACGGAAAAGAGTACGAAGGAGTAATTCGCTCGACATTTATTATAAACCCTGAAGGTGAAATCGTAAAAGAGTACAAAAAAGTAAAAGCCAAAGGTCACGCGGCAAAAGTATTGGAGGATTTAAAAGAGCTAATCTCTTAACCTCCGAGATATTTTTTCTTAATCTCTTCACTTTGAAGAAGAGCTTTTGCATCGTCTTCTAAGACGATACTTCCGTTTTCCATTACATATCCTCTATTGGCAATTCTTAGAGCGGCACCCGCATTTTGCTCTACTA encodes:
- the bcp gene encoding thioredoxin-dependent thiol peroxidase gives rise to the protein MKAPEFCLPNQDGVEICLRDLKGKWIVLYFYPKDNTPGCTTEAKEFSELLDEFEKLGAIVIGVSPDSPKRHCNFIEKHGLKITLLSDENKDVLKAYGAWGKKKMYGKEYEGVIRSTFIINPEGEIVKEYKKVKAKGHAAKVLEDLKELIS